The following proteins are co-located in the Cyprinus carpio isolate SPL01 chromosome B19, ASM1834038v1, whole genome shotgun sequence genome:
- the LOC109110998 gene encoding uncharacterized protein LOC109110998 gives MKSTKNTKVKPAASAQEEECGIWLDTKELKEKKQQKQLTRPISKFLNPLARSGGYSVAVALSFTQTKLNMPVTKQSTISTFFTPKSRDPNPSAAHSGLSSSVLTEARTGAKRKHDVTLEPSAESTSQISEVYCDEDFERLSAEDKKEQSFLHLICGTEPEEEEPPEKRRHVVHYTENVLETQDYCNKVASNEYPHQTVPETETFFHEESPEHYDLMVWKPSEDAHKLFLKSPGPKHTDKHDLRDQKAKVKGSILTSRPVNENHKRWSASVNTNKNQEQPWHKNKASPMKRMGKENSWPASPVKNAPTSPFKRHLISSPAKYRLNEKNTFPLIKSGKELANTETAGETLFTQDSEGFCVIAHRDRHLRSPLRDQSNLSVGKDYGNSPSAASLEKEEEESDLEPEMLFTQDSEGNMVIKH, from the exons ATGAAATCCACGAAGAACACTAAAGTGAAACCTGCAGCATCAGCTCAAGAAGAAGAGTGTGGAATATGGCTCGACACAAAAGagttaaaagaaaagaaacaacag aaacagcTGACCCGTCCAATATCCAAATTCCTGAACCCACTTGCGAGATCAGGGGGATACAGTGTGGCAGTCGCACTCAGCTTCACTCAGACCAAACTCAACATGCCTGTCACTAAACAAAGCACTATATCAACCTTCTTTACACCCAAATCCAGAG ACCCTAACCCAAGTGCGGCTCATTCTGGGTTGTCCAGTTCCGTGCTCACAGAGGCACGCACCGGGGCCAAACGGAAACATGATGTGACTTTGGAGCCATCTGCAGAGTCAACCAGTCAAATATCTGAGGTGTACTGTGATGAAGATTTTGAAAGATTGTCAGCCGAGGACAAAAAAGAACAGTCTTTTCTCCATTTGATATGCGGAACTGAGCCAGAGGAAGAAGAACCGCCTGAAAAAAGGAGACATGTTGTCCATTACACAGAAAATGTGTTAGAGACACAAGATTATTGTAATAAAGTAGCTTCAAATGAATATCCACATCAGACAGTTCCTGAAACTGAGACTTTCTTTCATGAGGAGTCCCCGGAGCACTATGATCTGATGGTCTGGAAGCCCTCTGAAGATGCACATAAGCTTTTCCTTAAGTCTCCAGGTCCTAAACACACGGACAAACATGATTTAAGAGATCAGAAGGCCAAAGTTAAGGGGTCTATCTTAACCTCTAGGCCTGTCAATGAAAACCACAAAAGATGGAGTGCTTCTGTGAATACCAATAAAAATCAGGAGCAGCCTTGGCACAAAAATAAGGCATCACCCATGAAACGGATGGGGAAAGAGAATAGCTGGCCTGCATCACCTGTTAAAAATGCTCCAACATCCCCTTTTAAACGCCATCTAATTTCCAGTCCAGCTAAGTACAGGTTGAATGAGAAAAACACTTTTCCCCTCATAAAATCAGGTAAGGAACTTGCAAACACAGAGACGGCTGGAGAAACGTTGTTCACTCAGGACTCAGAGGGCTTCTGTGTGATTGCTCATCGTGACCGGCACTTAAGGAGCCCACTAAGAGACCAGAGCAATTTATCTGTGGGCAAAGATTACgggaatagtccatctgccgcTTCTTTagaaaaagaggaggaggaaTCAGATCTAGAGCCAGAGATGCTTTTCACTCAAGACTCAGAGGGAAACATGGTCATCAAGCATTAG
- the LOC109094690 gene encoding mitogen-activated protein kinase 15-like, which translates to MNISEVEEHITLKYEIKRRLGKGAYGIVWKAVDRKTGETVAVKKIFDAFRNRTDAQRTFREIMFLQEFGDHPNIIKLLNVIRAQNDKDIYLVFEFMDTDLHAVIKKGSLLKDIHKRYVMYQLLKATKYLHSGNVIHRDQKPSNILLDSDCFVKLCDFGLARSLYQIQEDAVNPALTEYVATRWYRAPEILLGSSRYTKGVDMWSIGCILGEMLLGKPLFPGTSTINQIEKIMSAIPHPSTEDVLAIRSEYGASVIQRMLLRPQVPIDEILPASVPPDALDLVQRLLVFNPDKRLSAEEALQHPYVSKFHNPAREPSLVYDVILPVDDDVQLSVTQYRNKLYEMILEKRASRQMHKQPHFAQKSEEKTAKVNGDSGVEKSNETGAGFQREGKRGMDRDHDRKSPNDKKSSNGTGAAVAKPLSRPEQTHSIPETTSPAVSPTAVKTSYNPITHLPNGLVKLHQHPAHSQRIGRRNQDTGGVLPADGANGPVGVDQRGRSAPVARTNSFSLTLAQPQNNPLIRKDEPIVSPVLCVTSARLNQRSNSHSRDAKLPPRFSKKVFQSSSNVSAAGDPRAKLGSYSQAYGTISKSGLDNLLRNYH; encoded by the exons ATGAACATCTCAGAGGTGGAAGAACACATCACTTTGAAATATGAAATCAAGAGAAGACTTGGGAAAGGG GCATATGGAATTGTTTGGAAGGCTGTGGACAGAAAAACAGGAGAGACTGTTGCTGTGAAGAAAATCTTTGATGCCTTTAGGAATCGAACAGATGCTCAG AGAACATTCAGAGAAATTATGTTCCTCCAG GAGTTTGGGGATCATCCTAACATAATTAAATTGCTGAATGTCATCAGAGCCCAAAACGACAAAGACATTTACCTTGTGTTTGAATTCATGG ACACAGACCTACATGCTGTGATAAAGAAAGGAAGTCTGTTAAAAGACATTCATAAGCGTTATGTCATGTACCAGCTTCTTAAAGCGACAAAATACCTTCATTCAGGCAATGTCATTCATAGGGACCAAAAG CCATCCAACATCTTACTCGACTCAGACTGCTTTGTGAAGCTGTGTGACTTTGGCTTGGCAAGATCCCTGTACCAGATCCAAGAGGATGCTGTGAATCCTGCCCTGACAGAGTACGTGGCAACACGATGGTACAGAGCCCCTGAAATTCTCTTGGGATCCAGTAG GTACACAAAAGGTGTGGACATGTGGAGCATAGGTTGCATTCTGGGAGAGATGCTCCTGGGCAAGCCTCTCTTCCCCGGGACGTCTACCATTAATCAAATCGAAAAAATCATGAGTGCCATTCCACATCCTTCTACAGAAG atGTATTGGCTATCAGATCAGAGTATGGGGCTTCTGTGATTCAGAGAATGCTGCTTAG ACCTCAGGTGCCAATAGATGAAATTCTGCCGGCATCAGTGCCACCTGATGCCCTTGATTTAGTGCAGCGCCTGCTGGTTTTCAATCCAGACAAGAGACTCAGTGCAGAGGAAGCTCTGCAGCACCCTTATGTGTCCA AATTTCACAACCCAGCCAGAGAGCCTAGTTTGGTCTATGATGTCATTTTGCCAGTGGACGATGACGTCCAACTCTCTGTTACTCAGTACAGAAACAAACTCTATGAG ATGATCCTGGAAAAAAGGGCCAGTCGGCAGATGCACAAACAACCTCATTTCGCACAGAAATCAGAGGAGAAGACTGCAAAAGTGAATGGGGACAGTGGAGTGGAGAAAAGCAATGAAACAGGTGCTGGCTTTCAAAGAGAAGGCAAGCGTGGCATGGATAGAGATCATGACAGGAAATCTCCTAATGACAAGAAGAGCTCTAATGGAACTGGAGCAGCTGTTGCGAAACCTCTCAGTAGGCCTGAGCAAACACACTCAATTCCTGAAACCACCAGCCCAGCAGTGAGCCCCACTGCGGTCAAAACCTCTTATAACCCCATCACACACTTGCCTA ATGGTTTAGTCAAACTGCACCAGCACCCAGCTCATTCTCAGCGGATTGGGAGGAGGAATCAGGATACTGGAGGTGTACTGCCTGCAGATGGTGCTAATGGGCCTGTG GGAGTAGACCAGCGAGGTCGCTCTGCCCCTGTGGCACGCacaaactctttctctctcacactagCACAGCCCCAAAATAATCCCCTTATTCGCAAGGATGAACCCATTGTTTCCCCTGTGTTATGTGTCACCTCTGCTCGCTTG AACCAGCGGTCTAATTCGCATTCACGTGATGCCAAGCTTCCTCCAAGGTTCAGCAAGAAGGTTTTCCAGAGCAGTTCGAATGTTTCTGCAGCCGGCGATCCTCGCGCCAAACTAGGCAGTTATTCTCAGGCGTATGGGACTATCAGTAAAAGTGGACTGGACAATCTACTTAGGAATTACCACTAA
- the LOC109111115 gene encoding vacuolar protein sorting-associated protein 28 homolog yields MFHGIPASGVMGGAPANKPELYEEVKLYKNAREREKYDNMAELFAVVKTLQALEKAYIKDCVTPNEYTGACSRLLVQYKAAFKQVQGSDVGSIDDFCRKYRLDCPLAMERIKEDRPITIKDDKGNLNRCIADIVSLFITVMDKLRLEIRAMDEIQPDLRELMETMNRMSNMPTDSEAKDKVSLWLTTLSSMSASDELDDSQVRQMLFDLESAYNAFNRFLHSS; encoded by the exons ATGTTTCATGGAATACCTGCCTCTGGAGTGATGGGAGGAG CGCCTGCCAACAAGCCAGAACTGTATGAG GAAGTGAAATTGTACAAAAAtgccagagaaagagaaaa gtATGACAACATGGCAGAGTTGTTTGCTGTGGTCAAAACACTTCAGGCCCTGGAAAAAGCCTACATTAAGGACTGTGTGACTCCAAACGA ATACACAGGAGCTTGCTCAAGATTGCTTGTCCAGTACAAGGCTGCTTTCAAACAAGTCCAGGGATCAGATGTGGGCTCCATTGATGACTTTTGTCGGAAATATAGG CTGGACTGTCCACTGGCTATGGAAAGGATCAAAGAGGATCGACCAATCACCATTAAGGATGACAAGGGCAACTTGAATCGCTGCATTGCAGACATAGTTTCT CTCTTTATCACAGTGATGGACAAACTTCGACTTGAGATTCGTGCCATGGATGAG ATCCAGCCTGACCTGAGAGAGCTCATGGAGACCATGAATAGAATGAGCAACATGCCAACAGATTCAGAGGCCAAAGACAAAGTCAGCCTCTG GTTAACCACACTAAGCAGCATGTCTGCATCGGATGAGCTGGATGACTCCCAGGTTCGCCAGATGCTGTTTGACCTGGAGTCTGCCTACAATGCCTTTAATCGTTTCTTACACTCCTCTTAA